The following proteins are encoded in a genomic region of Acetobacter oryzoeni:
- a CDS encoding transglycosylase SLT domain-containing protein: MRAIGQIPHQIAAKAILAGAALLASASVVVTRAHAKPPEAGPEPYSEELAMVLPRQAFPEGDDVTLPKPLPPEVATQVRAILRLQQQGAFTEAISSTTHLTDATLLGELQADRYLNPNYHPNATELRNWLKQYTSYADAPAIWARLAALPERGGPLPPAPPADHLAPAHAALAAGPLAQEFTRNPLLDRTLRERTTWGLKGVHSALHLISITPGMTPAYAAQLQAETAQAMLVSGETDMALDIGRTAVNISRERNALASYITGLALWQKQAYAEAIPFFEKASHAPRAMPEMRAACAFWAARGHEKTGNIHAQHIWLQHAAAFPRSFYGLLAYRMLRPAPADHAASSTHTRPVGFKPLEDSPAPDNGASSAPVLTEIDIEAVGATDVGRRVFALLQVGEPEMAENAIRRAWPDLRDVTLARAFQLVAQTAGLHDLATEMADALNTHAATAQNAEDTPLPLLRPRHGFTMDPALVYALARVESNFDPRAVSGAGAHGLMQIRPLTADFVTSESPTNINHHFVHSAEALHDPSINLEIGQRYVQYLAGLTRQTSHTEARGGDIIRLLASYNAGPSALAHWESATGPAANDPLLFMELLPNTETRDYVHHTLAYLWMYAAKMKLPTPSLTALAQSTWPDFEDEKALAHTLNTRTLH, from the coding sequence ATGCGAGCGATAGGTCAAATTCCTCATCAGATCGCGGCAAAAGCCATTCTGGCTGGTGCCGCCCTTTTGGCCAGCGCTTCCGTCGTTGTGACGAGAGCCCATGCCAAGCCCCCGGAAGCCGGGCCCGAACCGTACAGCGAAGAGCTGGCTATGGTTCTGCCACGCCAGGCTTTCCCTGAAGGTGATGATGTTACACTTCCAAAACCTCTTCCTCCTGAAGTTGCCACTCAGGTGCGCGCCATCCTGCGCCTACAGCAGCAGGGTGCGTTCACAGAAGCCATCAGCAGCACCACGCATCTGACAGATGCCACCCTGCTGGGTGAGCTACAGGCAGACCGTTACCTGAACCCGAATTACCACCCCAATGCGACCGAGCTGCGGAACTGGCTGAAACAATACACCAGCTATGCCGATGCCCCGGCCATATGGGCACGCCTTGCCGCGCTGCCTGAACGGGGTGGCCCGCTGCCACCTGCCCCACCGGCAGACCATCTGGCCCCAGCCCATGCCGCCCTTGCGGCTGGCCCACTGGCGCAGGAATTCACCCGTAACCCCCTGCTGGACCGCACCTTGCGCGAACGCACCACATGGGGGCTGAAGGGCGTGCACAGTGCGTTGCACCTTATCAGCATTACACCGGGCATGACGCCCGCCTACGCGGCCCAGCTACAGGCTGAAACCGCACAGGCCATGTTGGTTTCCGGTGAAACGGATATGGCGCTGGATATTGGCCGCACGGCCGTAAACATCTCGCGCGAGCGCAATGCGCTGGCCAGCTACATTACCGGGCTGGCCCTGTGGCAAAAGCAGGCTTACGCCGAGGCTATTCCGTTTTTTGAAAAAGCCTCCCACGCCCCGCGCGCCATGCCGGAAATGCGGGCCGCCTGCGCCTTCTGGGCCGCACGTGGGCACGAAAAAACCGGCAACATCCATGCGCAGCACATCTGGCTCCAGCATGCAGCGGCTTTTCCGCGTAGCTTCTATGGGCTTCTGGCCTATCGTATGCTGCGGCCAGCTCCGGCAGACCATGCGGCCTCCAGCACCCATACACGCCCTGTTGGCTTCAAACCGTTAGAAGACAGCCCCGCTCCAGATAACGGCGCGTCCTCTGCCCCGGTGCTGACGGAAATTGATATTGAAGCCGTAGGCGCCACAGATGTGGGCCGCCGCGTGTTTGCCCTGCTACAGGTTGGTGAGCCGGAAATGGCCGAAAACGCTATCCGCCGCGCATGGCCAGACCTGCGAGACGTCACACTGGCACGGGCCTTTCAGCTTGTGGCGCAAACAGCCGGGCTGCATGATCTGGCCACAGAAATGGCCGATGCCCTGAACACCCATGCCGCAACAGCACAGAACGCAGAGGATACCCCCCTGCCCCTGCTGCGCCCCCGGCACGGCTTTACCATGGACCCCGCCCTTGTTTACGCGCTGGCCCGTGTGGAATCGAACTTTGACCCACGCGCTGTTTCCGGCGCAGGAGCCCATGGGCTGATGCAGATCCGCCCGCTTACGGCTGATTTTGTTACCAGTGAGTCCCCCACCAATATCAACCACCACTTTGTGCATTCTGCAGAAGCCCTGCATGACCCCAGCATCAATCTGGAAATCGGGCAGCGCTATGTGCAGTATCTGGCCGGGCTAACACGCCAGACCAGCCACACAGAGGCACGTGGTGGAGATATCATCCGCCTGCTGGCCAGCTACAATGCAGGGCCTTCTGCCCTTGCACATTGGGAAAGCGCCACCGGCCCGGCAGCCAATGACCCGCTGCTGTTCATGGAACTGCTGCCCAACACGGAAACGCGGGATTACGTGCACCACACCCTCGCCTATCTGTGGATGTATGCCGCCAAGATGAAGCTGCCCACACCCTCCCTTACAGCCTTGGCCCAAAGCACGTGGCCAGACTTTGAGGATGAAAAGGCACTGGCACATACGCTGAACACCCGCACCCTTCACTAA
- a CDS encoding tetratricopeptide repeat protein, with amino-acid sequence MLFCRLLPTVFMLLSATVLASPLYAAQPDTSGAALKGAEPKADTAVMHAPVGHVDSGAFLSAVIAVRRGDDLQAARSFRQAAAADPQNMELLKQAFVRSVMAGDADAVLLAHKLDKLPGAQSVISALVLGNDAAVRGEWGEALTYYHQARTDPLTHLIMPLLLAWCEQAQGHANEAVESLTHIQKSVLVPFYTLHAALIAQVAGQTDRAGQLFDETRKIMPGGDLLLTRSYAAWLWEHGQKEKARAELRKLEGDDPVLLLAGPQLQATISHFPVTSARGGIARAYILTAFLLRQQGREQAQQAAATGGMVGNDANLYQFNEAARLMLGFALAMDPTLAEARLMLAEIQIDEDHGAAARETLLRVPQSDPMSPVARLRLAVLDSTPDQATEAVSLLRPLVAQLPDQILLQRALGNALVQQKDWKGAIAAYTKAIDLATAQKDVDWTLLFLRAMVYHEMGDWPHARDDARAALAYAPDESMLLNFLGYSMVERHENLPEAEKLLRKAHQLSPDDAAITDSLGWVRAERGDLNEALELLEKAAEKTPEDPEVNYHLGEVYWRQGRKTEAIDQWNVALGLHPIPSDEVLIRAALKRAGVEPDVKKADQAAPAKAAPQDKGTHTP; translated from the coding sequence ATGCTGTTTTGTCGCCTTCTGCCTACGGTTTTCATGCTGCTTTCCGCCACTGTGCTGGCTTCTCCGCTGTATGCGGCCCAGCCCGATACATCTGGCGCAGCCCTTAAAGGGGCCGAACCCAAAGCAGATACTGCGGTTATGCATGCGCCTGTCGGGCATGTCGATTCGGGGGCGTTTTTAAGCGCCGTCATTGCCGTGCGCAGGGGGGATGACCTTCAGGCCGCGCGCTCTTTCCGCCAGGCCGCAGCCGCAGATCCGCAGAATATGGAACTGCTGAAACAGGCCTTTGTGCGCAGCGTGATGGCGGGGGATGCCGATGCCGTGCTGCTGGCCCACAAGCTGGATAAGCTGCCCGGCGCGCAGAGCGTGATTTCCGCCCTTGTGCTGGGGAACGATGCCGCCGTGCGCGGTGAGTGGGGCGAGGCGCTGACCTATTACCATCAGGCCCGCACAGACCCGCTGACACATCTTATCATGCCGCTGCTTCTGGCATGGTGTGAGCAGGCGCAGGGCCATGCCAATGAAGCCGTGGAAAGCCTGACCCATATTCAGAAATCCGTGCTGGTGCCGTTTTACACGCTGCACGCCGCTCTGATTGCACAGGTGGCCGGCCAGACAGACCGCGCAGGCCAGCTTTTTGATGAAACGCGCAAGATCATGCCGGGGGGTGATCTGCTGCTCACCCGTTCCTACGCCGCATGGTTGTGGGAGCACGGGCAGAAGGAAAAAGCCCGCGCCGAGCTGCGCAAGCTGGAAGGAGATGATCCGGTTCTGCTGCTGGCTGGCCCGCAGCTTCAGGCCACAATTTCGCACTTTCCGGTTACATCGGCACGTGGCGGGATTGCGCGTGCTTATATTCTTACGGCGTTTTTGCTGCGCCAGCAGGGGCGGGAGCAGGCCCAGCAGGCCGCAGCCACCGGCGGCATGGTGGGGAATGATGCCAACCTCTACCAGTTTAACGAGGCCGCCCGCCTGATGCTGGGCTTTGCCTTGGCCATGGACCCCACATTGGCCGAAGCCCGGCTGATGCTGGCCGAAATCCAGATTGATGAAGACCACGGGGCCGCTGCGCGAGAAACATTGCTGCGCGTGCCGCAGTCTGACCCCATGTCCCCCGTGGCGCGGTTGCGGTTGGCTGTGCTGGATTCCACGCCCGATCAGGCTACCGAGGCTGTCAGCCTGTTGCGTCCGCTTGTGGCCCAGTTGCCCGATCAGATTCTGCTTCAGCGTGCCTTGGGCAATGCGCTGGTGCAGCAGAAAGACTGGAAGGGTGCGATAGCCGCCTATACCAAGGCCATAGACCTTGCCACCGCCCAGAAGGATGTGGATTGGACGCTGCTTTTCCTGCGCGCCATGGTGTACCATGAAATGGGAGATTGGCCCCACGCGCGGGATGATGCCCGTGCCGCACTGGCCTATGCGCCAGACGAATCCATGCTGCTGAACTTTCTGGGCTACTCCATGGTGGAACGGCATGAAAACCTGCCAGAAGCCGAAAAGCTTTTGCGCAAGGCGCACCAGCTTTCCCCCGATGATGCCGCTATTACAGACAGCCTAGGCTGGGTGCGTGCTGAGCGCGGAGACCTGAACGAAGCGCTGGAGCTTTTAGAAAAAGCCGCAGAAAAAACTCCCGAAGACCCGGAAGTGAATTATCATCTGGGCGAGGTTTATTGGCGGCAGGGCCGCAAGACCGAAGCCATAGATCAGTGGAACGTGGCTTTGGGGCTGCACCCCATTCCGTCGGATGAAGTATTGATACGTGCTGCGCTCAAGCGTGCAGGTGTGGAGCCGGATGTGAAAAAGGCAGATCAGGCCGCCCCCGCCAAAGCTGCGCCGCAGGATAAAGGAACACACACGCCATGA
- a CDS encoding 4-(cytidine 5'-diphospho)-2-C-methyl-D-erythritol kinase — MTVDVLDVATTTLTEIAPAKINLYLHVTGRRPDGYHLLDSLVVFAGAGDVLHYEPGTQPLHLKLEGRFGRALGADAAGADNLVMKAAAVLRDLTGPQANVQGGCLVLEKNLPVASGIGGGSADAAAALRLLNRAWNTQVDEPTLFRVAETLGADVPVCLLSQTVRMEGIGETLTPAPRLPECGLVLVNCGQAVSTPDVFRKRTGDFVPRADLPQSWPNSAAMVATLKAQENSLEAPACSVCPPVKKVLADIAAQPDCQLARMSGSGATCFGVFPTVEAAREAADRLADAHAAWWVWGGALV; from the coding sequence ATGACAGTTGATGTTCTGGATGTTGCAACCACAACCCTGACAGAAATCGCACCAGCAAAAATCAATCTGTATTTGCACGTTACTGGCCGCCGGCCAGATGGATACCACCTGCTTGATAGCCTTGTGGTGTTTGCCGGTGCAGGAGATGTGCTGCATTATGAGCCGGGCACACAACCGCTGCACCTTAAGCTGGAGGGGCGCTTTGGCCGCGCCCTTGGTGCAGATGCCGCAGGTGCCGATAATCTGGTGATGAAAGCCGCCGCCGTGCTGCGTGATCTGACCGGGCCACAGGCCAATGTGCAGGGTGGTTGCCTTGTGCTGGAAAAAAACCTGCCCGTGGCTTCTGGCATTGGCGGAGGTTCGGCAGATGCGGCCGCGGCCCTACGCCTGCTAAACCGGGCATGGAACACGCAGGTGGATGAACCCACCTTGTTCCGCGTGGCAGAAACACTGGGGGCCGATGTGCCCGTGTGCTTGCTCAGCCAAACCGTGCGGATGGAAGGTATTGGGGAAACCCTGACCCCCGCACCGCGTTTGCCAGAGTGTGGCCTTGTGCTGGTTAATTGCGGGCAGGCTGTTTCCACCCCGGATGTGTTCCGCAAAAGAACCGGCGATTTTGTGCCGCGGGCGGATTTACCACAAAGCTGGCCCAATAGTGCCGCTATGGTGGCCACCCTTAAGGCGCAGGAAAACAGCCTGGAAGCCCCGGCATGCAGCGTATGCCCGCCGGTTAAAAAGGTGTTGGCCGATATTGCGGCGCAGCCAGACTGTCAGTTGGCCCGTATGAGCGGTTCTGGCGCCACATGTTTTGGCGTTTTCCCCACTGTTGAAGCCGCGCGGGAAGCAGCAGACAGGTTGGCAGATGCACATGCCGCATGGTGGGTGTGGGGCGGCGCTCTGGTTTAA
- a CDS encoding hemolysin family protein: MALGEIIPYSARQKPATRVPYTEGISFFMALSILVIFFLVLLNAVFAMGELALISVRIPRLAMLQEQGVRGAERAMRLAEDPQIFLPTVQVGMTLVSILEGTFGGVQIEAHLTPMLERIPAIKPIAPQLSMIVVVVLITAIMLVLGELVPKQLALREPERVAARLAMPLELLANATRPVVWLLRQSSNIVLRLMGAADAVNQTLTEEELKAYIAEGARLGVLEHEERTMIERLLRLADRPVRAIMTPRNELVWIDRHAGREALVQALKQTTYARLVVCEGGVDNPVGVVLAKDMLDRVLDGMPASIEAGLRPMVVVPDSISALDMLERMRSIPLGMAFVFDEYGAFEGIVTASDLFDAIVGETSHEPQKLTRLHTEPAPDAVLMLDGTESADEVKDRLALKTLPEEGSYHTLGGLILALLRRVPAVGDKVAYEGWLFEVLEMEGRRVSRVRASRQPLAEN, from the coding sequence GTGGCTTTGGGGGAAATCATCCCCTATTCTGCCCGCCAGAAACCCGCCACGCGGGTACCCTACACAGAGGGCATATCGTTTTTCATGGCACTTTCCATTCTTGTCATTTTCTTTCTGGTGTTGCTGAACGCCGTGTTCGCCATGGGGGAACTTGCGCTTATTTCCGTGCGTATTCCCCGTTTGGCCATGTTGCAGGAACAAGGCGTGCGCGGGGCCGAACGGGCCATGCGCCTAGCGGAAGACCCCCAAATCTTCCTGCCCACGGTGCAGGTGGGCATGACACTGGTTTCCATTCTGGAAGGCACATTTGGTGGGGTGCAGATAGAAGCGCACCTTACCCCCATGCTGGAGCGTATTCCGGCCATTAAACCCATTGCGCCCCAGCTTTCCATGATTGTGGTGGTGGTGCTGATTACGGCCATCATGCTGGTGCTGGGTGAGCTTGTGCCCAAGCAGCTGGCCCTGCGTGAGCCAGAAAGAGTGGCGGCCCGTCTGGCCATGCCGCTGGAACTTCTGGCCAATGCTACCCGCCCTGTGGTGTGGCTGCTGCGCCAATCTTCCAACATCGTGCTGCGGCTGATGGGCGCGGCAGATGCCGTAAACCAGACGCTGACGGAAGAAGAGCTGAAAGCCTACATTGCCGAAGGCGCACGCTTGGGCGTTCTGGAGCATGAAGAACGCACCATGATCGAACGTCTGCTGCGTCTGGCGGACAGACCCGTGCGTGCCATCATGACCCCCAGAAACGAGCTGGTGTGGATAGATCGCCATGCCGGGCGCGAAGCGCTGGTGCAGGCGCTCAAGCAAACCACTTATGCGCGCCTTGTGGTGTGCGAAGGTGGGGTGGATAACCCGGTAGGCGTGGTTCTGGCCAAGGATATGCTGGACCGTGTTCTGGACGGCATGCCGGCTTCCATAGAGGCCGGTTTGCGCCCGATGGTGGTGGTGCCAGACAGTATTTCCGCGCTGGATATGCTGGAACGCATGCGGAGCATCCCGCTGGGCATGGCCTTTGTGTTTGATGAATACGGGGCGTTTGAAGGCATTGTCACGGCGTCTGACCTGTTTGACGCCATTGTGGGTGAAACCTCGCACGAGCCTCAAAAACTCACGCGCCTGCATACAGAACCGGCCCCAGATGCCGTGCTGATGCTGGATGGCACGGAATCCGCCGATGAAGTGAAGGACCGTCTGGCCCTGAAAACCCTGCCCGAAGAAGGCAGCTATCATACGTTGGGTGGGCTTATTCTGGCCCTTCTGCGCCGTGTGCCAGCAGTGGGTGACAAGGTGGCTTACGAGGGCTGGTTGTTCGAGGTGCTGGAAATGGAAGGCCGCCGTGTTTCCCGCGTGCGGGCCAGCAGGCAGCCTCTGGCGGAAAACTGA
- a CDS encoding uracil-DNA glycosylase: protein MMEAALSLLRLYTEWGVDVAVTDTPADHRHAGAGLVLPPLRGKTPQQTPPYIPPQPGTGRTPAPAAITQNQLQQPPAPTSFADTVEQAQRLAAAANTPEELFQAMDSFTACPLRGAAMHTLMPSGPRNAPLMLIGEAPDEDEDRSGQVFAGLCGTLLDTMLAPLPLERSQLALATALPWRPAGGTPPTEMDQRICRPFLERAITLFAPKRLLLCGRLPARMLLGKTTDLPRRNWQDITLPGLPPLPVMCMRHPLQLRASPSARREIWTTLMTVMDTLRQNSQSM, encoded by the coding sequence ATGATGGAAGCTGCTCTGTCTCTCCTGCGCCTTTATACCGAATGGGGCGTGGATGTTGCTGTAACCGATACCCCGGCCGATCATCGGCACGCGGGGGCCGGGCTTGTGTTGCCTCCGCTACGGGGCAAAACGCCCCAGCAGACACCCCCATACATACCCCCGCAGCCCGGAACCGGCAGAACACCAGCGCCTGCCGCGATTACGCAAAACCAACTACAGCAACCGCCTGCCCCCACCAGCTTTGCTGATACAGTGGAACAGGCACAGCGCCTTGCCGCAGCCGCCAACACGCCAGAAGAGCTGTTTCAGGCCATGGATTCCTTTACGGCATGCCCGTTGCGCGGCGCTGCCATGCACACCCTTATGCCCTCTGGCCCCCGCAACGCCCCCCTGATGCTGATTGGGGAAGCCCCAGATGAGGATGAAGACAGAAGCGGGCAGGTTTTTGCGGGCCTATGCGGCACCCTGCTGGATACCATGCTGGCCCCCTTGCCGTTGGAACGCAGCCAACTGGCCCTTGCCACAGCCCTGCCTTGGCGGCCCGCAGGTGGCACCCCCCCAACAGAAATGGACCAGCGCATCTGCCGCCCCTTTTTAGAGCGCGCCATAACTTTGTTTGCACCCAAGCGGCTGCTGCTATGTGGGCGGCTTCCTGCCCGAATGCTGCTTGGCAAAACCACGGATCTGCCCCGCCGCAACTGGCAGGACATCACCCTGCCGGGCCTGCCCCCGCTGCCCGTTATGTGTATGCGCCACCCGCTCCAGCTCCGGGCCAGCCCCTCCGCACGGCGTGAAATATGGACAACACTGATGACGGTGATGGATACCCTGCGCCAAAACAGCCAAAGCATGTAA
- the hpnH gene encoding adenosyl-hopene transferase HpnH, with translation MAVPIMQAVRVGKYVVTQHLKKRKRYPLVLMLEPLFRCNLACAGCGKIDYPAAILNQRMTVQECMDADAEAGAPVVAVAGGEPLLHKEMPQIIRGLIARKKYVYLCTNALLLEKKMDEYEPSPFFSWDVHLDGDKTMHDSSVCQDGVYERAVAAIKKAKERGFRVSINCTLFDGADPQRVANFFDEVMAMGVDGIMTAPGYAYERAPDQEHFLNRQKTKQLFRDIFRLGKGHKWRFTQSPLFLNFLAGNEQYHCTPWGKPLRNVFGWQRPCYLLGEGYAKSFRELMDDTKWDDYGTGNYEKCADCMVHSGYESTAVMDAVRRPWHIAKVALFGPETEKPMAPEISLANQRPAQYVFSKQVEEQMEAIAARKPAKAPRVKVIRTAEGANDAPAAKPAVEATAAD, from the coding sequence ATGGCCGTACCGATAATGCAGGCCGTCAGGGTCGGCAAATATGTCGTCACACAGCATCTCAAGAAGCGGAAGCGTTATCCGCTTGTGCTGATGCTTGAGCCGCTTTTCCGCTGCAATCTGGCATGCGCAGGTTGCGGGAAGATCGACTACCCGGCTGCCATTCTCAACCAGCGCATGACCGTGCAGGAATGCATGGATGCGGATGCCGAAGCAGGCGCGCCCGTTGTGGCTGTGGCCGGCGGTGAACCGCTGCTGCACAAGGAAATGCCGCAGATTATCCGCGGTCTGATTGCGCGTAAGAAATACGTTTACCTGTGCACGAACGCCCTGCTGCTTGAAAAGAAGATGGATGAATATGAACCATCCCCCTTCTTCTCTTGGGATGTGCATCTGGATGGTGACAAAACCATGCACGATTCCTCCGTCTGTCAGGATGGGGTGTATGAACGTGCCGTGGCCGCCATCAAGAAGGCCAAGGAACGTGGGTTCCGCGTTTCCATCAACTGCACCCTGTTTGATGGCGCAGACCCGCAGCGCGTTGCCAATTTCTTTGATGAAGTGATGGCAATGGGCGTGGACGGAATCATGACCGCACCGGGTTATGCCTACGAACGCGCACCGGATCAGGAACACTTCCTGAACCGCCAGAAAACCAAGCAGCTGTTCCGCGATATCTTCCGTTTGGGCAAAGGCCACAAATGGCGGTTTACGCAGTCTCCGCTGTTCCTGAACTTCCTGGCGGGGAACGAGCAGTACCACTGCACGCCGTGGGGCAAGCCGCTGCGTAACGTGTTTGGCTGGCAGCGCCCGTGCTATCTGCTGGGTGAAGGCTATGCCAAGTCCTTCCGTGAGCTGATGGACGATACGAAGTGGGATGATTACGGCACCGGTAACTACGAAAAATGCGCTGACTGCATGGTGCATTCCGGTTACGAATCCACCGCTGTTATGGATGCCGTGCGTCGGCCTTGGCACATTGCCAAAGTGGCGCTGTTTGGCCCGGAAACAGAAAAGCCAATGGCCCCGGAAATCTCGCTGGCCAACCAGCGCCCGGCCCAGTACGTCTTCTCCAAACAGGTGGAAGAACAGATGGAAGCCATTGCAGCACGCAAGCCTGCAAAGGCCCCACGTGTGAAGGTGATTCGCACAGCCGAAGGCGCGAACGATGCCCCGGCAGCAAAGCCAGCAGTAGAAGCCACTGCGGCAGACTGA
- the dxs gene encoding 1-deoxy-D-xylulose-5-phosphate synthase: protein MDSSQDKSAPSPIPTLGRFPALDRVEYPADLRNLSVEQLKQVADELRAETVDAVSTTGGHLGASLGVVELTVALHAVFDTPDDKVIWDVGHQAYPHKILTGRRDRIRTLRQPGGLSGFTRRAESQYDPFGAAHSSTSISAGLGMAVAHHLRAEEDPSYRERNVIAVIGDGSISAGMAYEAMNNAAVAGPGAERLIVILNDNEMSIAPPVGAMSNYLSRLMSSRKFMGLRELAGKFVKKLPAPVERTARKADEYARGMITGGTLFEELGFYYVGPVDGHDLPQLVSILRNLRDTDNGPIMLHVITEKGHGYQPAEKAGDKYHAVAKFNVVTGEQKKGPAGPPSYTSVFSRELTRRAATDNKIAAITAAMPSGTGLDAFAKAYPDRFFDVGIAEQHAVTFAAGMATEGLRPFCAIYSTFLQRAYDQVMHDVVLQKLPVRFAIDRAGLVGADGATHAGSFDIAYLGCLPGMTIMAPSDELELLHMTATAALFDEGPIALRYPRGSGLGLDLPAEGTPLEIGKGRIIREMGGQSGPEKGGVAILSLGPRLAECLKAADMLAARGLPPTVADARFAKPFDTELVENLARNHAVLITIEEGSEGGFGSLVGHHLARTGLLDNVRFRPLTLPDRFIDHNTQAAQYAEAGLSAPHIVGTALSALGIGDMLEAILPNRATGTKS, encoded by the coding sequence ATGGACAGTTCTCAGGACAAGAGCGCGCCTTCACCGATTCCGACGTTAGGGCGTTTTCCTGCGCTGGACCGGGTTGAGTATCCGGCGGACCTGCGCAATCTCTCGGTTGAGCAGCTCAAGCAGGTTGCGGATGAACTGCGGGCCGAGACGGTGGACGCGGTTTCCACCACAGGGGGGCACCTTGGGGCTTCCTTGGGTGTTGTGGAGCTGACGGTTGCCCTGCATGCGGTGTTTGATACCCCAGATGACAAGGTGATCTGGGATGTGGGCCACCAGGCCTACCCCCACAAGATTCTGACCGGCCGGCGTGACCGCATTCGCACCCTGCGCCAACCGGGCGGCCTGTCCGGCTTTACCCGCCGCGCAGAAAGCCAATACGATCCGTTTGGCGCGGCCCATTCCTCCACCTCTATCTCCGCCGGACTCGGCATGGCCGTGGCCCACCACCTGCGGGCGGAGGAAGACCCCAGCTACCGCGAACGCAATGTGATTGCCGTGATTGGCGATGGCTCCATTTCCGCCGGCATGGCGTATGAGGCCATGAACAACGCCGCCGTGGCCGGCCCCGGTGCGGAACGGCTGATTGTCATCCTGAACGACAACGAGATGTCCATTGCCCCGCCTGTGGGGGCCATGTCGAACTACCTGTCGCGCCTGATGTCTTCCCGCAAGTTCATGGGGCTGCGCGAACTGGCCGGCAAGTTTGTGAAAAAACTGCCCGCCCCTGTAGAACGCACGGCCCGCAAGGCCGATGAATATGCCCGCGGCATGATTACCGGCGGCACGCTGTTTGAAGAGCTGGGCTTTTACTACGTTGGCCCCGTGGATGGGCATGATCTGCCGCAGCTGGTCTCTATCCTGCGCAACCTGCGCGATACGGATAACGGCCCCATCATGCTGCATGTCATCACGGAAAAAGGCCACGGCTATCAGCCAGCCGAAAAAGCCGGAGACAAGTATCACGCCGTTGCCAAGTTCAACGTGGTCACCGGTGAGCAGAAAAAAGGCCCCGCAGGCCCGCCAAGCTACACCTCCGTGTTCTCCCGCGAGCTCACACGCCGTGCGGCCACCGATAACAAGATTGCCGCCATTACCGCCGCCATGCCTTCTGGCACGGGGCTGGATGCCTTTGCCAAGGCCTACCCGGACCGGTTTTTTGATGTGGGCATTGCCGAGCAGCATGCCGTAACCTTTGCAGCCGGCATGGCCACTGAAGGGCTGCGCCCGTTCTGCGCCATCTATTCCACCTTCCTCCAGCGCGCCTATGACCAGGTGATGCACGATGTGGTGCTGCAAAAGCTGCCCGTGCGTTTTGCCATTGACCGCGCCGGACTGGTGGGCGCCGATGGCGCCACCCATGCAGGTTCCTTCGACATTGCCTATCTGGGCTGCCTGCCGGGCATGACCATCATGGCCCCATCGGATGAGCTGGAACTGCTGCACATGACGGCCACCGCCGCCCTGTTTGATGAAGGCCCGATTGCCCTGCGCTACCCGCGTGGCAGTGGCCTTGGGCTGGACCTGCCCGCAGAAGGCACACCGCTGGAAATTGGCAAAGGCCGCATCATCCGTGAAATGGGTGGGCAGTCCGGGCCGGAAAAAGGTGGCGTGGCCATTCTCTCGCTTGGCCCGCGTCTGGCCGAGTGCCTGAAAGCCGCAGACATGCTGGCCGCCCGTGGCCTGCCGCCCACCGTGGCGGATGCCCGCTTTGCCAAGCCGTTTGATACGGAACTGGTGGAAAATCTGGCCCGCAACCATGCCGTGCTGATTACCATTGAGGAAGGTTCGGAAGGTGGCTTTGGCTCCCTTGTCGGGCACCATCTGGCCCGCACCGGCCTGCTCGATAACGTGCGTTTCCGCCCCCTCACCCTGCCAGACCGCTTCATCGACCATAACACCCAGGCCGCCCAATACGCCGAGGCCGGCCTCTCCGCACCACACATCGTCGGAACCGCTCTAAGCGCGTTGGGCATCGGTGACATGCTTGAAGCGATCTTGCCAAACCGCGCAACCGGGACAAAATCTTAA